GCCCATCCAATTCCTCTTGTTGTCTCGTGATATCAAGGCCTTCATTCCATATCCTTCAAGATGGACATCCACATATAACCGTCGAGCTCTCCCTCGTTTTTGATCTATTTTCCGAAAAGTGAgcgttttctttcttgttgcGCACCTACGATACCCCTCCATATACTATTTCTCTTTTGATTCCGTGGTTTGAAAGCTACCGGTAGCTTTTCATTCCTCTGCACTCGCCATGGCGCCCAATCTCTTCCTTTGCCTGCGCACCGTCTTCTGTCCCACGTACTGGTTCCAGCGTGGACAGCGCATTCAGGGCTCGATCAGCCGCGAAGAGCACTGGGACTCCCCAGTGCCTGGCATTTACAAATACATCCCCAGTCAGGGATGGCATCTCGTCTGCCGCGACGGTAGCGACTACGACGAGAAAGTTCCGGTCCCTGTGGTCTACTGCCGCATCCTGCACCGGTACCTATTTGAGGACGAAGTCAACGAGCGATGCCGCTGGCATACCGTCACCCTGGACGGAGGCAAGACCGAGAAACTCCTGTTTTTCCAGCTTGACGACGGATACACCTATGTTGCTGGATGGGACTCGAAGGGAAAGTTTATCCCGGGGCCCTACCAGCGCTGGTATCTTGACCCGGAGACCAAGACCATGCAAaaggtcttcttccctccGAGCTCGAACGTTTCTCGAGTCAGCATTACTCCAGACAAGCTCAATTGAACAACACTCCATACAATCATGCCAGATATATCAGGCCTTCAACCATGCCGAGATTACGATTTTTGCCGGACTTAATACGGTTAAACTATTTTAgacttttcttttatttttattttttttttgcgtTCGGGTTTGTGAAACTTTGGTCGGAGTTTTATTCCTTGTGATGTTTCTTGTGGTACTCGCGTGTTCGGCCTGGGATAGAAAAGCGATAGAAGCGGTCCTTGTTAGCGTTGTTACGTCATTCTCAATATTCattcttgccttttctgaCCTTTTTACTCTTACTCTTTCTTAATACTATTACTGATATGACGGTGGCAAGAATGTCCACTCTATTCTAATATTCTAACCGAATCACGGTCTGACCTATATTATGATTCCGCTCCGATTCCAGCTCAGAGCCAGATAAAACCTTGGCCACGATATGTACAcctctttccatcccaaTCAGTCGCctcagctcttcctcagatCTTACTCTCTTCTTTAACCAGCAACTTTCCCAACGCCTCCCGAATTCCTCTTTCCATTCCACCCTTTGCAGGCCTCATGACTCCCCTCTCACACCAAACATGCGTATAACCGCCAACGACCTTgacgtcctcctcgccctgcTTAAAAACCCCGACCTCATACGTAACGCTCGTCGAACCCAATTTGTTCACGCGCAATCCTAAATCCAGAATATCTGGGTACGAGACAGACGCAAAGTAGTCGCAGTAGGAGTTCACCATAATGGCGACCTGGCCGGACGGATTGATGTCGTTTTTGGCTGGGGTCGAGGAAGTGTACGAGAAGGGGTCCATGCCGCACTCGGTTATCAGGTAGTGGTTGATGATCGAGTCGAAGAGTTGCGCGTAGACAGTGTTGTTTAGGTGTGCGTACATGTCATTATCGTGCCTTGTTTGTAAAATGTTAGCGGGTGGACATTGTAGGCAAGAAAAAGAGGGAGGTGCTGTACCATCGTGTGCGATAGGTCTGGTGAAAGATGTAGTCCTTGCGCGTGCGGCGGCGCTTAAGGTCAATTTCTCTAGGCATAATGGTCTTGCTCACGTCCTAGGGCTAAAAGTGTGATGTATGAGACTGCGCTCGCTAGAAGTACCTATGTAGAGATACCGGTACGCCAAAGTCGTAAGTAGAGTGAGGTTATGGAGGTAGACGAATATTGCTCCTGCGGGGAGATCAGCCGAGGTCCAGCTGGAGATGCCGTCACTGTTGATATCCCGGGCTTGGCTGCATTAAGCCCAATCCGAGCAAACGTCGATTCATGCATGTAAGATAATCTGATGTAGTTGACTCCAATGAGTATATGCAGATATTCCCCGTAGGGGTTTTGTTAGCGATTGTGGCTTTACAATTTGGTCTCGTACGATACATATACGTGGTTCGAGTTGTTTCATAGATATCAATGGGAGACACCAGCAATGGATATATATAATTCGTTCCATAGTCCCTTACAGCAAACTAATGGCCACAGCCAAGCCACGTTCACCTTTCCACGCAACGTGACCACTCTCGACTGCAAGATGAGTCTAATTATATGCAGAGTATGCAGAGTATGCAAGAGTAGGTACCAGGTACTACTACGGGGTCGGTGGACGATAACCCCGGTCTGTAAACGGACTTACCCTATGGAGTCTTCCAAGCCATTCTCACCATGTCAGCGGGTCATTCGTTCTTTCCCAGCTGGTCTCAATCGAAAGGGAATTATTTCATCTACCGGGTGCGGTCCTCGTTCTCTTTGCTTTACCCAAGGCGTGCCCTTAGGAATGTTTACCCAGCCATCGAGAATGCTGCATGTTTAGCCGGAGAAGTATACATTCCTCTCGCCATTTCATTTATAACACAATCGTTCAGCTATTTACCTTTACCATAACGATTCCATCCGCTTTGCAGCTCACGCCATCATGGGAGCCATGTCTCGCTGGCTCACTGTAGCCGGGCTTACCCTCCTAG
This sequence is a window from Aspergillus nidulans FGSC A4 chromosome IV. Protein-coding genes within it:
- a CDS encoding uncharacterized protein (transcript_id=CADANIAT00000075), producing the protein MAPNLFLCLRTVFCPTYWFQRGQRIQGSISREEHWDSPVPGIYKYIPSQGWHLVCRDGSDYDEKVPVPVVYCRILHRYLFEDEVNERCRWHTVTLDGGKTEKLLFFQLDDGYTYVAGWDSKGKFIPGPYQRWYLDPETKTMQKVFFPPSSNVSRVSITPDKLN
- a CDS encoding acyl-CoA thioesterase (transcript_id=CADANIAT00000076); amino-acid sequence: MPREIDLKRRRTRKDYIFHQTYRTRWHDNDMYAHLNNTVYAQLFDSIINHYLITECGMDPFSYTSSTPAKNDINPSGQVAIMVNSYCDYFASVSYPDILDLGLRVNKLGSTSVTYEVGVFKQGEEDVKVVGGYTHVWCERGVMRPAKGGMERGIREALGKLLVKEESKI